In one window of Arachis ipaensis cultivar K30076 chromosome B06, Araip1.1, whole genome shotgun sequence DNA:
- the LOC107648225 gene encoding type I inositol polyphosphate 5-phosphatase 8 isoform X2: MRTESNKISKSSWPKQAVKKWLNIKTSADKFHSDYCFTERRKSCSDKDCYAVVPDNFSEGWLMDSRNGMRSWDLGKEETCVPFSDALDLRMFVGTWNVGGKSPDEALNLRDWFKSPSPADVDVYVIGFQEIVPLNAGNVLGPEDSGPAAKWLRLMRNALNPNIEEEKGGVKQQQRYYLAASRQMVGIFLCVWVRADLYCHVTNIRASCVGTGIMGYLGNKGSISISMRLYHTTFCFVCTHLASGEKDGDEMRRNLHVSEILKRTKFSSSFEAPETILQHHNIIWLGDLNYRLVAGYDDTHELLKKNDWQALLEMDQLRIEQKAGRVFKGWNEGGIYFAPTYKYLANSDHYVAQTSKSKEKRRTPAWCDRILWKGERLKQLWYVRGESKFSDHRPVYSMFFAQVDLRGKNGITPPPPSNAVTITRSCSSKPLVNAGLPSSCAAKVQAEEQLLMLTRTQSCMDTVQSL, translated from the exons ATGAGAACAGAGTCCAACAAAATATCCAAG TCTTCGTGGCCAAAACAAGCCGTGAAAAAGTGGCTTAACATAAAGACTAGTGCTGATAAGTTTCACTCAGATTATTGTTTCACAG AAAGGAGGAAGAGTTGTTCGGACAAAGATTGTTACGCCGTCGTCCCAGATAATTTCTCAG AGGGGTGGTTGATGGATTCTAGAAATGGAATGAGAAGTTGGGATCTTGGGAAGGAAGAAACTTGTGTTCCTTTCAGTGATGCTCTCGACCTCAG GATGTTCGTGGGGACGTGGAATGTTGGAGGGAAGTCACCCGATGAAGCTTTGAACTTGAGGGATTGGTTTAAGTCTCCTTCACCAGCTGATGTCGATGTCTATGTAATTgg GTTCCAAGAAATAGTGCCGCTAAACGCAGGGAACGTGCTTGGGCCAGAGGACAGTGGGCCAGCAGCGAAGTGGCTAAGGCTTATGAGGAACGCATTAAACCCAAAcattgaagaagaaaaaggaggcgTTAAGCAGCAGCAACGGTATTACCTTGCAGCAAGCAGGCAAATGGTTGGAATCTTCTTGTGCGTTTGGGTGCGTGCAGATCTTTACTGCCACGTCACCAATATTAGGGCCTCTTGCGTTGGCACTGGCATTATGGGCTACCTTGGCAATAAG GGCTCAATATCAATTAGCATGAGACTGTACCACACCACGTTCTGCTTCGTCTGCACCCACTTGGCCTCTGGAGAGAAAGACGGCGACGAAATGCGAAGAAACTTGCACGTCTCGGAAATCTTGAAGCGAACTAAGTTTTCGAGTTCCTTCGAGGCTCCTGAAACCATACTTCAACACCA TAATATCATATGGCTTGGAGATTTGAATTATCGGCTTGTAGCTGGCTACGATGATACACATGAGCTTCTCAAGAAGAATGATTGGCAGGCACTACTAGAAATGGATCAG CTAAGAATAGAGCAGAAAGCAGGTAGAGTATTTAAAGGTTGGAATGAAGGGGGAATATACTTTGCACCTACATACAAATACTTAGCCAATTCGGACCACTATGTTGCCCAAACTTCCAAGTCCAAGGAAAAAAGACGCACTCCTGCTTG GTGCGATCGAATACTGTGGAAAGGGGAAAGGTTGAAGCAGCTATGGTATGTTCGTGGAGAATCCAAATTCTCTGACCACAGACCAGTGTATTCGATGTTCTTCGCTCAAGTTGATTTGAGGGGCAAAAATGGCATTACTCCTCCTCCTCCCTCTAATGCTGTCACCATTACACGATCATGTTCCTCAAAACCATTGGTAAACGCTGGGCTACCATCGTCTTGCGCCGCGAAAGTGCAGGCAGAAGAGCAGCTCTTGATGCTAACGAGGACACAGAGTTGCATGGACACTGTACAAAGTTTGTGA
- the LOC107648225 gene encoding type I inositol polyphosphate 5-phosphatase 8 isoform X1, which produces MRTESNKISKSSWPKQAVKKWLNIKTSADKFHSDYCFTGAERRKSCSDKDCYAVVPDNFSEGWLMDSRNGMRSWDLGKEETCVPFSDALDLRMFVGTWNVGGKSPDEALNLRDWFKSPSPADVDVYVIGFQEIVPLNAGNVLGPEDSGPAAKWLRLMRNALNPNIEEEKGGVKQQQRYYLAASRQMVGIFLCVWVRADLYCHVTNIRASCVGTGIMGYLGNKGSISISMRLYHTTFCFVCTHLASGEKDGDEMRRNLHVSEILKRTKFSSSFEAPETILQHHNIIWLGDLNYRLVAGYDDTHELLKKNDWQALLEMDQLRIEQKAGRVFKGWNEGGIYFAPTYKYLANSDHYVAQTSKSKEKRRTPAWCDRILWKGERLKQLWYVRGESKFSDHRPVYSMFFAQVDLRGKNGITPPPPSNAVTITRSCSSKPLVNAGLPSSCAAKVQAEEQLLMLTRTQSCMDTVQSL; this is translated from the exons ATGAGAACAGAGTCCAACAAAATATCCAAG TCTTCGTGGCCAAAACAAGCCGTGAAAAAGTGGCTTAACATAAAGACTAGTGCTGATAAGTTTCACTCAGATTATTGTTTCACAG GAGCAGAAAGGAGGAAGAGTTGTTCGGACAAAGATTGTTACGCCGTCGTCCCAGATAATTTCTCAG AGGGGTGGTTGATGGATTCTAGAAATGGAATGAGAAGTTGGGATCTTGGGAAGGAAGAAACTTGTGTTCCTTTCAGTGATGCTCTCGACCTCAG GATGTTCGTGGGGACGTGGAATGTTGGAGGGAAGTCACCCGATGAAGCTTTGAACTTGAGGGATTGGTTTAAGTCTCCTTCACCAGCTGATGTCGATGTCTATGTAATTgg GTTCCAAGAAATAGTGCCGCTAAACGCAGGGAACGTGCTTGGGCCAGAGGACAGTGGGCCAGCAGCGAAGTGGCTAAGGCTTATGAGGAACGCATTAAACCCAAAcattgaagaagaaaaaggaggcgTTAAGCAGCAGCAACGGTATTACCTTGCAGCAAGCAGGCAAATGGTTGGAATCTTCTTGTGCGTTTGGGTGCGTGCAGATCTTTACTGCCACGTCACCAATATTAGGGCCTCTTGCGTTGGCACTGGCATTATGGGCTACCTTGGCAATAAG GGCTCAATATCAATTAGCATGAGACTGTACCACACCACGTTCTGCTTCGTCTGCACCCACTTGGCCTCTGGAGAGAAAGACGGCGACGAAATGCGAAGAAACTTGCACGTCTCGGAAATCTTGAAGCGAACTAAGTTTTCGAGTTCCTTCGAGGCTCCTGAAACCATACTTCAACACCA TAATATCATATGGCTTGGAGATTTGAATTATCGGCTTGTAGCTGGCTACGATGATACACATGAGCTTCTCAAGAAGAATGATTGGCAGGCACTACTAGAAATGGATCAG CTAAGAATAGAGCAGAAAGCAGGTAGAGTATTTAAAGGTTGGAATGAAGGGGGAATATACTTTGCACCTACATACAAATACTTAGCCAATTCGGACCACTATGTTGCCCAAACTTCCAAGTCCAAGGAAAAAAGACGCACTCCTGCTTG GTGCGATCGAATACTGTGGAAAGGGGAAAGGTTGAAGCAGCTATGGTATGTTCGTGGAGAATCCAAATTCTCTGACCACAGACCAGTGTATTCGATGTTCTTCGCTCAAGTTGATTTGAGGGGCAAAAATGGCATTACTCCTCCTCCTCCCTCTAATGCTGTCACCATTACACGATCATGTTCCTCAAAACCATTGGTAAACGCTGGGCTACCATCGTCTTGCGCCGCGAAAGTGCAGGCAGAAGAGCAGCTCTTGATGCTAACGAGGACACAGAGTTGCATGGACACTGTACAAAGTTTGTGA
- the LOC107648224 gene encoding WAT1-related protein At2g37460, translating to MDGHTQKWLEKAKPFIGVIFLQFGFAGMDVLSKAALNKGMSNYVLVVYRHVVAFIVITPFALVIDKKVRPKMTFSIFMKMVALSILEPVIDQNLYFLGMKYTTATFAAAMTNMLPAITFVLACILRLEKVKIRSVRSQAKVVGTLATVAGAMVMTLLKGPELFGAHGSNTHNQHNNGVNLHDVIKGSIMITVGCFSWACFMVLQSVTLEAYPAELSLTSWICLLGTIEGGLVGLIMERANPSAWTLHWDTKLLAAAYSGIFCSGLAYYIQGVVMKTRGPVFVTAFSPLCMVIVAIMGSIFLAEQMFLGRVVGAIVIILGLYMVVWGKSKDYDSPNPSIEDNSNAKNQYLTQEGMNGKENIARDEQV from the exons ATGGATGGTCATACACAAAAATGGTTGGAAAAAGCGAAGCCATTCATAGGTGTGATTTTCTTGCAGTTTGGATTTGCCGGCATGGATGTTCTATCCAAGGCTGCACTCAACAAGGGAATGAGCAATTATGTTCTTGTTGTTTATCGCCATGTTGTTGCCTTCATTGTCATAACCCCCTTCGCATTAGTCATTGACAA GAAAGTGAGGCCAAAGATGACATTTTCAATCTTTATGAAGATGGTGGCACTAAGCATACTAGA GCCAGTTATTGATCAGAATTTATACTTTTTGGGAATGAAATACACAACAGCAACCTTTGCCGCTGCCATGACCAATATGCTTCCTGCCATTACCTTTGTCTTGGCCTGCATTCTTAG GCTTGAGAAGGTGAAAATAAGAAGTGTACGGAGTCAAGCAAAGGTGGTTGGGACTCTAGCAACTGTTGCAGGTGCCATGGTTATGACACTGCTTAAAGGCCCAGAGCTCTTCGGGGCCCATGGAAGCAATACCCATAACCAGCATAATAATGGGGTAAACCTTCATGATGTCATTAAGGGTTCCATCATGATCACTGTTGGCTGCTTTAGTTGGGCTTGTTTCATGGTTCTTCAA TCTGTTACACTAGAAGCGTACCCTGCTGAGCTGTCACTTACATCATGGATATGCCTATTGGGAACAATTGAAGGTGGCTTAGTGGGCCTAATTATGGAAAGGGCTAATCCTTCTGCATGGACTCTACATTGGGATACAAAACTACTTGCTGCTGCCTACAGT GGCATATTTTGCTCTGGACTAGCCTATTACATTCAAGGAGTAGTCATGAAAACTAGAGGTCCAGTCTTTGTAACAGCATTTAGTCCTCTCTGTATGGTCATTGTTGCTATCATGGGCTCCATTTTTCTCGCTGAGCAAATGTTCCTTGGAAG GGTGGTTGGTGCCATTGTGATTATTTTGGGGCTGTACATGGTGGTTTGGGGCAAAAGCAAAGACTATGACTCACCAAATCCAAGTATTGAAGATAACAGTAATGCCAAAAATCAGTATCTTACTCAAGAAGGCATGAATGGTAAGGAAAACATAGCTAGAGATGAACAAGTATGA